The DNA sequence GGAAaggtagtagtaataataataataataagctttatttgtatactgcttttccgtggacgatcaaagtggtttccaatatcagattaacaatacataacacattaTGACTCTGCTtgtctcccctcaagatggtggtcgggaggagggctcttctccttggcaggcagaggcctgttgtttcttgcctgcttctctcccctcaagatggtggtcgggaggagggcttttaTATACCAGTATATACAACTTGCAGGCCAGAATTCTTGCTCTGTTAAATGCCATGTCTTTTATCTTATATTGATCCACCATAGATATGGAACCTGAAACTGCACAAAAAGAAAGTTACTCACGTGGAGTTTAATTCTCACTGTGATTGGCTCCTGGCTACAGCGTCAGTGGATCAGACAGTTAAAATCTGGGATCTAAGAAACATAAAGGACAAATCAAGCTGTCTTCATATACTTCCACATGACAAACCTGTCAATGCaggtaaaatggaaaaataagatcTCTCTTTTGTTGGTCACTTACAGAATTCTCCTACCTATGCTCAATCCTTAATTGCATCTCTGACTTTCAGTTCAGTGGCCTCTGTCTTTGTTTGTCTTACATCTGCTGTACTGACAGTTTTCTAGATTTACTGCTTGACCTTGCGTGGCTCCCTATCACTCCGTTTAGCTCAACACAGTTGTTTGAATAAAATGAATTAAGGACACATTGCAAATAATGGAAAACTGGTATaagcacaaaaggaaaaaaaaggaagaaaataaagattaGTTCTATATTTATTCTTTTCATTTGCTTTACCCCAGGAGAAAACAATATTGAAATAAGTCTGCAGGCTTGCTTGACTTTCAAGTTAAGTTTTTATGTTGGTGTTCAGCCTTCAGAATTAGAAACCTAGATGAACTGATGTGTGCCAATTTATTATGCTTGTAACAGCAGTAAAATTCTTTAATAGAATGGCTGTATTGCAAAAGGAAGTTTCTAGTCTTAAAGCTATTATTGAAACATTAGTAGGACTTGCAGAGCTTGGGATTTGGATAGTAGCCCCCCAGACTTGTTTCCCCAGTGAAGAAAAAGAATGTGGAGCAGGTTTGGATGAGCCTCATGAGAAGGATATGCCTGAAGCATTCAATCCACCCCTAAACTCTGCAACAAAACAACTAAATGAAATTATGAAGGACTGAACTGTGAAACCTCTTATCAAGTTAGAAATAGTGAACAAGGTTTTTGTTCTGGAAAAGCAACCTCTGTTCTTAGCCTAACACCATCTGATCCAAGATTTCAGACTATTGATGAGTAGGTAGATGAGAACTTAGGCACTGTCCCTTCCTTTGTAcaaggaaaagataataatattcCATCAAACACCACATTACTAAGTTCTGATATGGCATCTATAAATGAGACTCTGGATGGTTCTAGCAGGCTCCCTACCCTGCACTGTAACATCAATTGATCGATATGGCAGAGGTTGGTGGAGAAATATTTCATGTACCCCAAATACTGGTGAACAAAAAAATCTACTACTAATCATGGCTTGTGCAGTAAGAGATTATCAGATAAAGGACAAATGATCATACATAACTGGCCAGTAAAGAAACCAGGTGGAGAAATGACTTCAGCTAAAGAACATTTAGCAGAAATTCAGTCTATCTTGGGGTCTGCTTTGGACCTAAGCAACGGCGTCTTCTGTAAACAGGCAGTATAGAACTGACTTATCAGGATCCTGACACGTGGCGAGGAATCAGGTCTCTATTATACATATTATGCTTGTGCACAATGAGATGAACGTCCATAACTAGAATGTCTAGGAAACAACACAATAAATGTAATAAGTTCTTTGgaaatttgttttttattgtctATACCACTGTGGTTctagataaataaatattattgtgaGCATTTTTCTCTCCTGTTCACAGCTTATTTCAGCCCAACCGATGGTGCTAAGCTACTGACTACTGATCAGCACAGTGAAATCCGGATTTATTCATCTTCTGATTGGTCCAAACCACAGCATTTGATCTCACATCCTCATCGCCAGTTTCAGCACCTTACGCCTATCAAggtgaaaaaattgaaaaagtaaCAAGCAGTTATTGCCCATTTGATGGTAATAATGAGTTAATAAGAAAACCATCCCACAGCTATTGTATGGAAACTTTTTGGGATCCTGACTGCAATATAGGGATATTTGCCTATATGGATCCAATGCCAGAATATGGATTGGGTCATTCTCTTGTTGATTGTTATGAATCTGTGTAAATAAAGCCAACATTAGGCTCATATCTAAAGAGATTGAGTAGTAGATGGGAACTGGATGTGGGCTTGAGCAAAAGGAATCATAGGGCAAGAGGCACTTAATTGTAGTTGTCTACAAGTGTCATGTTGTAGACTAAACAATTGCTATGAAAATTCTGTTGCTACCtcaagatgtttttaaaagtatatgaTTTGTCTGATCTTATGGAAGGGTTAGAAGCTGAACTTGACTGGATAGACTCTAGCCTCACAGGagtacatttttgttgttgaagtCCTAGTTTACTGTGATATATTTCAACTTTAGCAGTAGTTTTTCTTAATaaccatttttatattttaggcAACATGGCATCCTCGTTATGATCTCATTGTGGCTGGTCGTTACCCAGACCCTCTTTTCCCAGGATACACAGCAGATGAACTGAGAACAATCGACATATTTGATGGAAACAGTGGGGAGATGGTGTGCCAGTTACATGATTCAAATGCATCGGGCATTATCTCGGTAAGTGCAGAAATTTATATTCCAAGCAGCTGCTATGCTCCCAATTGCTTATGGATTCAAGATCAAGAATAGGAGATCAAGAATAACTTTCCAATATGGTGTCATTGACTAATTTGCTTGTGACAAAAATGTATGTTTAATACAGGCTTTCTTTTCAGCACAAACCACTACGCGTAGGTTTTCTGGCTTCCAAATCTATTCTTTAAAGGTCTCCGTAGACAAATAACAGTCATAAAAGGGGTTTATGTGGACAGGGATGCCCTTTCCACCTGCATCTCATCTTGCAAGAACCTCCAGGCCTTACTGGAGAAACAAATTATAATctaccctccacattcactggggttaagagCACAAGATCCCTGTTAAAGTGGGAAAATTCAATAtgtggggaaaagtgggaggcatGTGTGCACACTCCCCTgcctgtgcatgcacacatgctaTTCTTCCCCCTCCCATGCTTTGACCAGCTGAGGGAAGCCAGCCAAAGCACAAGGGAGGGTGGGAAGGGCGTGTTATGTGCCCTCatgggcttcccccccccccccagaggaaaagcccaggagggatgaggaggagaaCTGTACGCATGCTCTTCCTGGCCCTGGTAGGGACAaacttgcaaataatcaaatctgcagtaTTAAACATGCGAAAGTGGAGGGGGGGCTGTTCTCTCTGAAGTAACAACTACTATTTCATATGGTCTCTATTACTCTGTTCTCTCTGAATCTTTTGGAACGGATCCAAAATGTGTCCTTATGCTCCCTCAGATTTTTATGCTATACTTGAGATATGCTTGGAAGTAATGAAGGTGGCTTTTTAAATTCTGCTTCCAAATGCCTGAAGCCCAGATTTCACATGTCAGAAATGTGGCATACATACCCCTTTGAGTCCTCTATCCATCCTGGATAATTGGGATATGGTTGTGGTGTGTTTAACTTTGCCCAGCATCTAGAACCTACAGAACTGTCAGCAGTATATGGAGATCTCAGGGAAGAAGAGACATCTTTTACCTTCAGTTGGATTAGTCACAGGTAGTCCTTACTGATCACGTGATGCATGTCTTTATGACGTTCTGTAGATTATACTTGTGTGATTCACTCCTTGATTTTTCTTGTATTTcttagttagaatcatacaataatagagttggaagagaccacaagggctatccagtccaacccccctgccatgcaggaactctcaatcacagcataCTCAAcacatggtcatccagcctctgtttaaagacctccaaggaaggagattccattacactccaagggagtgtgttccactgtcaaacagcaattactgtcaggaagttcttcctaatgttgaggtgggatctcttttcctgtagcttgcatccattgctccgggtcctagtctctggagcagcagagaacaagctagctccctcctcaatatgacatcccttcaaatatttaaacacagctatcatatcacctcttaaccttctctttttcgggctaaacatccccagctccctaagtcattcctcataggacatggtttccagacccttcaccattttggtcaccttcctttggacatgctccagtttcttaacatcctttttaaatagtggtgcccagaactggacacaataatccaggtggggcctgaccagagcagaatagagtggcactattacttcccttgatctagacactatacttctattgatgcagcctaaaatcgcattggccttgttagctgccgcattgcactgttgactcatgttcaatttgtgatctacttggactcccaaatccctttcatgcatagtctcgttcagccaggtgtcacccatcctatatctgtttcatttttcctccctaagtgcagtactgtaccttacatttcttcgtgttgaaaagcattttgttagctttggcccagctttctaatctattaaggtcattttgaactttgatcctgtcctctggggtattagctactcctcctagtttggtgtcatctgcaaatttgataagtatgcccccaattctgtcatccaagtcattgataaagatgttgaatagcactggccccaggacagagccctgtgggaccccactggttacttctctccaggatgaaaaggagccattgttgagcaccctttgggttcagctggtcaaccaattacaatccatgtaacagttaccttgtgtatgccacattttacaagcttgtttgcaagaatgtcatggggaaacctgtcaaaggccttactgaaatcaagatatactatatccacagctttCCCTTGGTAgataccaagctggtaattttatcaaaaaaaagagattagatttgtctggcatgacttgtttctctgaaacccatgttgacttagTTGCATTTTTCAGAGTTGTGGATATTGTCATATCATATACACTGTTGTATACAGTTCTATTAATTGTCACTTCACATTGCTGTAATGTTTCAGGCCTGTACCCTTCTATTAGGGGAGGGTGAGCCACCCCAAGGGGCCAAGAGTAAATTCTCTCCCACATACACTCCTGTTGGACCATGGTGTTGCTCCTGGGAAATGTTGTAACATCACTCTCAGCTTCAGTTTTCAGCACAAGGGACACCAAATCAGCATGTTTTTGTGGCAATTTGGGCAATTTTGTGCCAATTTCAatattaaaaaatcagcaatttttttttctgggtggAAGGGGACTGCGAGGAGTTCTTGGGAAGGATGTAAAACAGGAGGGCTACATTTCCCCCACCTCTGCTTTAGAGATATTATCTGCACTTTTTTTGAACTTCAGAAATGAGGAGATAGCTGTGCGTCTCTGAACTGAATTGCTTCAGCTTCACCATTGTGTGTAGAATGTGGGTAAGAATACCTGAAATGGGCAAGCCAGCATTTAGTGCTGATTTCTCTGAGGGACATTCAGGCTCAAAAACAGAACCTGAGGAATTTTCTGATTACCCATCTGATTGTGCACTGTGGGCAGATTCTCAGGGAAAGCTTCATCTCTAGTCttctacaacaacaacatcagcagcaacaaaaaaaccAAATTCCAAGGCTGTTTGCTATCAAAACAGTTTTCTTTTAAGCTTCCTAAGTGCCATGTGCTGGGCTTCCTGGAAAGATTCCTCAGTTATCTTTGTTTGGAGGGATTTTTATTCCCTTTCCTAGTGATGCTGGAGTTGCATCCCACCCTTCCTCACAGGATCCATATCTGTGTCTCATGATACTGGTAGTACTGCTGGCTTGACATTCAAAGCTCTGTTGATTTGTGCAGAGCTCTCCTACATTCAATGCTAGTCTTTTCTTTGTTGCTCGAGAATGTTCCAGTTTCTGATTTGATAAGGGAGCAGTTGACAAGGTTATAATACATTATTGTGTTCACATTTGCAGCTCAATAAGTTTAACCCTATGGGAGACACACTGGCCTCTGGAATGGGTAAGTGATTGGTTTAATTTGATAATAGCTGGGTGTTTATCCCAGATTAAAGTAAAAAGGTACCATTCAAACCACAGTTTGTTAAGAATGAGTTGGAGTTTATGGTTCTACTCATtaatatttcaacattttatatcaaaacataacatacattttaataatttaaagaCACTTTTAACCTGACTTTTCCCAAAGATGTAAAGGTGGCTAATATCAAACAGttgaaataaaataagaacatTGTATATATAAGAATACAGTTTACAACATGTTCACATTTATAGGAAGGAAGGCTTATTGAGCAAAGGAAACTTAAATCTTTCCATGCATTTTCTCCCACAGTCTTTTGCTCAGGTTCTTAACCTGAACTCAGATTTAGTATCTATCTCCTATGAAGCTTTCTGATAATTAACAGTGCCTGTTGCTGCTTTCTATTTACTTTGGCCCTTGATAACTTTTTTTCACTTATAATAGAAAAAAAAGAACTACCATctgttagttttttgttttgttttttgcactacATTTGTGTTGTTAAGAAGGAAGAACAACAAGTAATACAGTTTGGAGTTTAATAGTGTGTAGGGggtttgtttttagatttttaatttaaattaatatctGAGACTGTTAACATTTTAGTAGAAGCAAGACAATAGCAACTGTGACTATTCATTACATTGTGCTAAGAATTATGGAGATTATTGACACATGCTTGCCAGCTGCCATACTTGTGTCTGCTTCATATCTTATTAGAAGGCCTTTTCACTCATGCAGGAAATTAGCTGCACATGGggttatttaaaattttattttaagtacCTTTCATCATTATAGACCTTAGAGTTATATATAATGGGCATTGTAAAAtgatcatgcaaaaataaaatacagtacacaatttaaaaagagaagaaacaagtAATCAGGCATGAATATGTTACTGTGTTGAAGTTACCATACTGCCTGTGTTTTCATGGGCAATGTGAATTACTCACATAACCCAATCATTACCTGCTATTTGGAACACTTATTCTTTAGTGGGTGTTGTAGACTTGGACATGGACTTGGTAGAGTCAAAAGCCAATCTTTCCATAAACCTGAGTGTTTGGAAAGTAACTAGATCTTGCAGGTGATGTTTgccatacactggtaccccgggatacgaacgcgccgcgatacgaaatttccgggttacgaaaaaaaaaaatttaattaattatttccgggttacgaaggtttacccgggttacgaaaaaacgctggcgctttttaaaatggagccgcggcggagccgcggcttttccccattagcgcctatggggattcggctaacgaaaaacttccgggttacgaaaatggcgccggaacgaattaatttcgtaacccgggggacgagtgtactatACATTGAGGGTGGAGTACTTCTGGAgagcagcatggccagtgattcagtgctgtggaaactacagtcggcccttcttatacacggattttttatacacggatttaagcatacacggtttgaaaatgttccaaaaaagtataaatttaccttgattttccattttttataagggacaccattttgctatgtcattatatgtaatgggacttgagcatacacggattttgttatacacgggagatcttggaaccaaaccccagcgtataacaagggtccactgtactgtattacaGAACCTAGACAGCTGTTGATTACTTATCTCATTGTATGTGAACTGTATCCAAAACAGAATTGCTAAAACTATGGCTGTTTTCTTGCAGGCTTTAATATTCTTATTTGGAGCCGTGAGGAGATGGTGACCAAAAAGCAGGAGCATCTCATGCAAGCTATGACAGAGGAGGGAATTGGACACAGGAGCTTATCTCGACAAGGAGGTAGAAGGCAGAGACAGTCAAACCCAGGAACAAGCAAATCTAAAGCTAAACTACTCAGTCTTGAATTAGAGAGCTCTAAAACTCAGGCCAAAGAACACAAattgcaagagaaaaagaaaagaaagcatccaAAGGACTAATCAGGCAAGCTTTTCTGTAATGCTGGTTAAAAACAGCCGGTGCAGACACAGTGGGCTGAAATGGCTTCAGAGGTGGCATGCCCATTACTCTCACCCAGCTTCTCCAGATCATAAAAACTGAGTTGTCAAAACAAGGCATCCTTTATTAAAGGCAATAATGGATAAATGTTCACTTGAATTTAAGTGAGCTGAAAGAAGCACCATATTTGTGCATAGCTGCTGATTTTTAATTGCCTAGGACATTGTACAGAGCAGCGATCTGGAGTATCCTGGCAGTTAAGATTGTATTTtcagaacattattattattaagttttatttatatagtgctgtaaatttacacagcgctgtacatacagtctttttaattagacggttccctgccctcaggcttacaatctaaaaagacatgacacaaaaggagaaaggaatggtggtggggaaggggatcaggtccagcatttcttctctccctgtgagatctggaccaaggcaaatggactggagggacgGCTCTTAATTGaagccaggcctgatggagctggccctgccttttcactccctccaggccagatggTGTCAGATGCcatggggggagggctcttcttcttcaggctaggcctgatggagttgagcctgccttttcactccctccaggctggatggttttatttttattttacatttttttaaaatattattaaacattatttaacatatttttcCTTTCAGGAAATTGAGCATCCTGCTTGTCCTCCTGTGCTGGGCCTGTAAtatgaatgttaaaaaaaaatatgggcaTTGTTTCCCACCATCTCTTCTTCCTGCTGAGCTGTTTGGGGCAACAGTTAATCTAGATATATTTGTGAATGTGTGAAAGTCAGTCAGTATTACAAAATTGTCTGGGATCTAGCTATAGATTGAGGAGGACCTTTTTGAGAAAGCTGACAAATAAGGGTTTTATATTTCAGCAACTTAAGTTAGTTTTTGTTACTACGTACTTTTGTTCAACACTTATTCACTA is a window from the Sceloporus undulatus isolate JIND9_A2432 ecotype Alabama chromosome 1, SceUnd_v1.1, whole genome shotgun sequence genome containing:
- the DDB2 gene encoding DNA damage-binding protein 2 isoform X3, producing the protein MHPGKDSKDKKHLRISDSASQKEAKSNGKRKRDCEDLENEPQAKKIHLRKAPKCLDKTGQSFNCSMIRNRGVFVHQLEMQKNIVHYIYQNMLGSTIKTQLRKCLQVPFVRSLYSYRLFRTASPFDRRITCLEWHPTYPSTVAVGSKGGDIILWDYEVLNKTCFIKGMGAGGAITGMKFNPFNPCQLYTSSIAGTTALQDFNGNTVQVFTSTNDWDFWYCSVDVSPTRQSVVTGDNVGNVILLSTEGKKIWNLKLHKKKVTHVEFNSHCDWLLATASVDQTVKIWDLRNIKDKSSCLHILPHDKPVNAAYFSPTDGAKLLTTDQHSEIRIYSSSDWSKPQHLISHPHRQFQHLTPIKATWHPRYDLIVAGRYPDPLFPGYTADELRTIDIFDGNSGEMVCQLHDSNASGIISLNKFNPMGDTLASGMGFNILIWSREEMVTKKQEHLMQAMTEEGIGHRSLSRQGGRRQRQSNPGTSKSKAKLLSLELESSKTQAKEHKLQEKKKRKHPKD
- the DDB2 gene encoding DNA damage-binding protein 2 isoform X2, which codes for MGMMGSEVYVPHSSHYNLPAEASHFWFSFQSPLFKIQCFNIMHPGKDSKDKKHLRISDSASQKEAKSNGKRKRDCEDLENEPQAKKIHLRKAPKCLDKTGQSFNCSMIRNRGVFVHQLEMQKNIVHYIYQNMLGSTIKTQLRKCLQVPFVRSLYSYRLFRTASPFDRRITCLEWHPTYPSTVAVGSKGGDIILWDYEVLNKTCFIKGVRRPRAYNYAIAVCHVHQLITVFWYCSVDVSPTRQSVVTGDNVGNVILLSTEGKKIWNLKLHKKKVTHVEFNSHCDWLLATASVDQTVKIWDLRNIKDKSSCLHILPHDKPVNAAYFSPTDGAKLLTTDQHSEIRIYSSSDWSKPQHLISHPHRQFQHLTPIKATWHPRYDLIVAGRYPDPLFPGYTADELRTIDIFDGNSGEMVCQLHDSNASGIISLNKFNPMGDTLASGMGFNILIWSREEMVTKKQEHLMQAMTEEGIGHRSLSRQGGRRQRQSNPGTSKSKAKLLSLELESSKTQAKEHKLQEKKKRKHPKD